The Cicer arietinum cultivar CDC Frontier isolate Library 1 chromosome 1, Cicar.CDCFrontier_v2.0, whole genome shotgun sequence genome contains the following window.
AGCCTGGATTAGAAGCAATATGTAAGgctgcttgattatcacatatgaGGCTCATAGTGCCTATATTACAAAAGTGCAACTCTTGGAGAAGGTGTATGAGCCATATGAGCTCTTGAGTAGTAAGTGCCATAGCTCGATATTCAGCCTCAGCACTAGATCTAGCAACAACATTCTGCTTTTTGCTTTTCTAGGAAATCAAATTACCACCAATAAGAACACAATACCCAGATGTGGACCGTCTATCGGAAGGACTTCCAGCCCAATCTGCATCTGTGTAAGCAACAATATCTGAATGACCTCTGTTTGTGTAAACAAGACCTTTTCCTGGAGCTCCTTTAATGTATCTTAAGATTTTAACCACAACATTCCAATGACTATCACAAGGGGAATTCAAGAATTGACTCACCACACTCACATCGTATGAAATATTTGGCCTCGTCATGGTCAACTAATTCAACTTCCCAACTAACCTCCTATATCTTCATGGATCTTGAAAGGACTCCCCCTCATCCGGTAGGAGTTTAACATTTAGATCCATAGGAGTGCCAATTGGCTTGCAATCTAGCATACTGATTTCTTCCAAGATATCCAAAGCATACTTTCTCTAGGAAATAGCATTTCCTGCCTTAGATTGGGCTACCTCAGTGCCAAAAAAATACCTCAATCTACCTAGATCTTTGACCTGAAAGTGGTGGACTAGATGTTGTTTGAGTCCCATAATTCCATCACggtcatcacctgtaataactatatcatcaacatagacAATCAAATAAATACACTTGTTAGAAGAGAATTTATAAAACACAGAGTGATCAGCTTGACTCTGAATCATGCCATACTATTGAACAACACTACTAAACCTCCCAAACCATGCCCAAGGAGATTGTTTGAGAC
Protein-coding sequences here:
- the LOC140918939 gene encoding secreted RxLR effector protein 161-like, translated to MTRPNISYDVSVVSQFLNSPCDSHWNVVVKILRYIKGAPGKGLVYTNRGHSDIVAYTDADWAGSPSDRRSTSGKKQNVVARSSAEAEYRAMALTTQELIWLIHLLQELHFCNIGTMSLICDNQAALHIASNPGFHERTKHIEIDCHFVRRRLCLARLLLHLLVLMINWQTFSQTLQGPRITYICGKLDAYNLYALA